ATACAGTAATCTTTGTCAATTCTGGCTACCAGAGGTACAGCTTGAGGGAATGGAATGGAGGTTGCTTTGACCATACCCATGCCTTCATCGAAGTAGTTGGGCATTTCTATTGGGCAAACTTCGGAACAGCTTCCGCAACCGGTACAGATATCTTCTATAATGTATCTTGGTTTTTTCTCAATTACTACATTGAAGTTACCAATGTAACCGTGAACTTCTTTCACTTCAGCAAAGGAGATGAGTTCGATGTTTTCGTGTTTTGCAGCATCCACAGTCTTAGGAGCTAGAATACACATGGAACAGTCAAGGGTAGGGAATGTTTTGTCCAGCTGGGCCATTCGTCCACCGATGGTTGGTTGTTTTTCCACCAGGTAGGTTTTGAATCCCATGTCAGCCAGGTCGAGTGCAGACTGAATACCAGCCACTCCTCCACCTATAACCAGAGCTTTGTTGTCCACAGCCACTTTTTCGGCTTCCAATGGTTCTAAGAGTCTGGCTTTAGCAACAGCCATTCTAATCAGGTCTTTGGCTTTTTCAGTTGCTGCTTCTGGTTCACCCATGTGCACCCATGAATCCTGCTCTCTCAGGTTTGCAAATTCGAAAAGGAATTGGTTAAGTCCGGCTTCTCTGACACACCTTCGGAAGGTGGGTTCGTGAAGTCGAGGTGAACATGCTGCCACCACTACTCTATTAACTTTACCATCTTTAACATCCTGTTGGATCATGTCCTGTCCAGGGTCAGAACAGAAGTATTTGTATTCTTCGGATACTACTACATTGGGCAGGGTTGCTGCGTATTCTTTCACTGCTTCAATATCAATAACTCCACCGATGTTGATACCACAGTGACATGTGTAGACTCCGATTTTTGGTTCTTCAGTTGCTTCTTGCTTATTTTCTTCTGCCAATTAGATCACCTATTTTTTCCACATTGTGATAGTAACTAATCTTATGGTCTAGGGTTGTATCCATTATACGGATAAAGTTTTCTATTAAAATTTTTAAACAAGGTTTATATAGTAGAATAATTTTTCACCTAATTCACAAGCATCATACTGATTGGCAGTTTTCATCCATCTGTATGTTCTTAATCTCGATTCTTCATATGGGTGCATATTATTTTGGTTATTTTGACCAGTAATATTTCTGGTGAATCATTCATGAATTAAATTATAAGAAACATATTATCGGGGGAGTGGATTTATTAATTTTTGAGGGGGTCGGAAAACAGCCAAATAAATGGGCTTATAACTTTTTATTTTAAAATAAACAAAAATGGAAAAAAGGGAAAAAAGAAGTTAATTCTCAGGGTTAATCAACAACCCCTTCGGTAACTACCTTGAACACAGCTTCACCCTCAGGAAGGTGCGGGCTGTCCACTAAACGGGCGATACGTTTGCCTGCCAGTCCCTTCTTAAGCCATATTCTGTAGGTGGAGGCGTGTCCCAGTACGTGTCCTCCAATTGCCTTGGTAGGGCTTCCGAAGAAGGCATCTGGACGGGCCTGTACCTGGTTGGTTACAAAGACTGCCACGTTGTAAGTGTTGGCTATGTTCTGAAGGGTGTGCAGGTGCTGGTTCAGTTTCTGCTGCCGGGTGGCCAGGGACTCCCTTCCCACGTATTCTGCACGGAAATGGGCAGTAAGGGAATCAACGATCACCAGACGAATATTCACACCGGATTGTATGAGTTCGTTGACCTTATCGGCCATGAGTATCTGGTGGCTGGAGTTAAATGCCCTGGCAATGTGGATCTTGCCTAGAACTTCCTCTACATCTAAAGTGAATCCTTCTGCTATCTGTTTTATTCTTTCAGGTCGGAATGTGTTTTCAGTGTCTATAAAAACGCAGTCTCCACATAAACCTCCCTTTTCTGGGGGTAATTGCACCGTAACTGCAATTTCATGGGATATTTGGCTTTTACCGGATCCGAATTCTCCGAAAACCTCGGTTATTGCC
This portion of the Methanobacterium sp. Maddingley MBC34 genome encodes:
- a CDS encoding 4Fe-4S protein (PFAM: Pyridine nucleotide-disulphide oxidoreductase; 4Fe-4S binding domain), which gives rise to MAEENKQEATEEPKIGVYTCHCGINIGGVIDIEAVKEYAATLPNVVVSEEYKYFCSDPGQDMIQQDVKDGKVNRVVVAACSPRLHEPTFRRCVREAGLNQFLFEFANLREQDSWVHMGEPEAATEKAKDLIRMAVAKARLLEPLEAEKVAVDNKALVIGGGVAGIQSALDLADMGFKTYLVEKQPTIGGRMAQLDKTFPTLDCSMCILAPKTVDAAKHENIELISFAEVKEVHGYIGNFNVVIEKKPRYIIEDICTGCGSCSEVCPIEMPNYFDEGMGMVKATSIPFPQAVPLVARIDKDYC
- a CDS encoding DNA repair and recombination protein RadA (PFAM: Rad51~TIGRFAM: DNA repair and recombination protein RadA), which produces MVELEDLPNVGEKTAQKLRDAGFADMMRLATATAKELSVKAEIGEGVAEKVIEAARKAEQIDFETALDVMERRKDVGHIITGSTGLDELIGGGIETQAITEVFGEFGSGKSQISHEIAVTVQLPPEKGGLCGDCVFIDTENTFRPERIKQIAEGFTLDVEEVLGKIHIARAFNSSHQILMADKVNELIQSGVNIRLVIVDSLTAHFRAEYVGRESLATRQQKLNQHLHTLQNIANTYNVAVFVTNQVQARPDAFFGSPTKAIGGHVLGHASTYRIWLKKGLAGKRIARLVDSPHLPEGEAVFKVVTEGVVD